GGGGCGTGGAGGCCCCGGGCCCCCCGGCtcccgggcgggggcgcggccgcgTCCCTAAAAGTATCGGGAGCGGGTCGGAGAGCGCGGCGTCCAGGCTCCCCGGGGAGGGGAGCGCGGGGCGCTGGGCGGGGCCCGCCTCCAGGGCGCGCGTgtcgggggcggggtggggggcggggggggggaggaggcgcGATCCTTGCgctccccgcgccctccccgcgccctccccgcgcccgggCCCCGGCGCACGCCTCCGCCGCCGCGCCCCCCTCCGCAGGCGCGCGAGCCGCACTCCCCTCCcccggcggcgcggggcgcgcgcCCGGCCCCTCCGCCTCCCGTCCGCCTCCCCTCCGCGCCGCTCGGCTCTCCCGGCAGAAAGTTAGCAGCGGGGAAGGAACTCGGGGCCGCACcagcgcgcggcggcggcggcggcggcggaggctgGAGCGGGCGCCGCGGCGGAGCTGCGCACGGAGCAGGTGCCGCCGGCGGGTCCGCGCGCCCCCCTCGGTCCCCGCGCCCGAGgctgggggggtggcggggggccgCCCGGACCCCGCGGGAGGAGCGCGGAGGGGGGGCCATGCGGCCGGGCTCCCCCCCGGCGCAGCGGGACAGCGGCCAGGGCCGGGGGCGCAGCGGCGTCGCTTCATGCAGCCGGGGCGGCtgggcagcggcggcggcggcggcggcggcgggggcggcggctgAAACCATGTCCGGGCAGCgccgggggccgccgccgccgccgccgccgcgagcCGGGAGCCGCGATGGCCCCGTGGCCCGCgcctcctccgcctccgcctccgcctccacctctcgccgcgccgccgccgccgcccggcgccTCTGCTAAGGGGCCGCCGGCGCGCAAGCTGCTTTTCATGTGCACCTTGTCCCTGTCGGTCACCTACCTGTGCTACAGCCTCCTGGGcggctcgggctccctgcagttCCCGCTGGCGCTGCAGGAGCCGCCGGGCGCCGCCGCCGAGCCCCCGCCGAGCCCGCCGCCACCCTCGCCGCCGCCTCCCCCCGTGCGCCTCGGCGCCCcctcgccgccgcccgcgccgccgccgccggacaACGCGAGCCGCGGGGAGCAGCCCCCGGAGCAGCCCCCGGAGCAgcccgccggggccggggccggggccgggggggccggggccggggccggggccgacGGCTGGGGGCTGGCgagcggcggcgggggcgcccgggACGCCTGGCTCCGGACCCCGCCGGCCGCCGGCGACATGGCCACGGCGCAGAGCGCGCTGCTGGAGAGGGAGGCGCCGGAGTCCAGCACCGCCGACGACGAGCTCGCAGGCCGGAGGGCGGCCAACGGGAGCAGCGACCGGGGCGGCGCCGCCGGCACCCCGGACTACGGGGAGAAGAAGCTGCCCCAGGCGCTCATCGTCGGGGTCAAGAAGGGGGGCACCCGCGCGCTGCTGGAGGCCATCCGCGTGCACCCGGACGTGCGGGCCGTGGGCGTAGAGCCGCACTTCTTCGACAGGAACTACGAGAAGGGGCTGGAGTGGTACAGGTAGGACCCGGGGctgcgcgggcggggcggggcggggcggggccgggtggGCGCTCGGGGACCCCCGGAGGGCAAGCCGCGGACGCGCGGGCGCCGTGCCCCGAGAGCGCCTCGGCCCCGGGGGCCCTCCCCGCCCACCGCTTGGCGGGGGCTGCTGTGCACGCCGGCCCGGGACCACTTCATTGCAGGGCGAGGGGCGCGGGCACCGCCTCGCTCCTTTCTGGCTGCCCCAGGCTCCGCGTCCCGGGGCAGGTGCCTCGTGCCTCCATCCGCCCAGCTCGGGGCCCGGGAATCCCGGCCCTGGTGCCCGCGGGGGGTGTCTCCCAGCTCCCTGCGCTTTCCGCGCCCTGGGGACGCCGAGGGAGGAATGGAGCACAGGGCAGCGAGATggatctggggaggggagggtgtgtgtgtgtgtgtgtgtgtgggggggtgctttGAGGTCCCCGGGAATCTCTTGTCGAAATCGCCCTGAAACGCATTTGCGTGGCCGGAATCCAACTTCGAGTATTTGCAGGTTAGAGCCACAGGAGCACGCAGCTGTTCAAAAAGGTGATGCTGGCAAGTTCTGGCTTTCTAGTAAAGACGGAGggcgctccccgcccgcccccatctccagaactttcgaTCCCCTTGGCTGCATGAACACACCGGGTTGGTTTTGCCTCGGCAGCCCCGGCGTCTGTCTACGCGACAGTTGGTGCTCCAAGTTCTTCTCGTGCACTGCACCCGTGTCCTTTCTAACCTGCGCCTCCTTCGCAACAGATTGGAGCTCCTGCCTTGTGGAAACGTTCacctctctcctcttccacccTCTGCCAGTgctgagaggaagggaggagagaggagtaGAAAGTTAGGCGCAGgcgaaataaatgaataatccagCTTTCTTGCCAGCCATCACATTTAACCGGTGCAGATGCTCAAACGCAAACCTCCTTCGCTTTTTTggaatctctttctttttctttttttctttctgtccctctttccttccGTTTTCTATCTCTCTGGAAAAACAGATCCGGATGGCTGGCCCCGTCTCGCTTGCATCTCCGTAATTAATTGCAATTGTCAAACAGAAACACGGGCTTTGTCAGCTAAAGTGATGTTATCATCTTAACAGAGCCAATAGGTAAAATACGAGGATTGTTTCCTGACAAGTCCCTTTCCTGTTGAAGAGATGTGCTTTCCAAGTTTAAATTACAGCCTGGGAAAGTTTTAGAAATAGCTTAACTGGGGAAATAGATAATAAATGGGTGTACTGTGATTGATTtcttccactttaaaaaatatgccttATGCTTTCAAAGCTTGAGAGAAGTACATTTAGGCATAAACATTCCACCACATTAAACTGAAACAGCAAATGTGTCTGTTAATGTCTTGTCTGTTTCAACAGCAAGAACTAATTGCAATATTTTCAGAGGCTTCAAACAGCCCCCTCCTATCAAAACATAAAACAGCAAATGCCTAATTTAACTGGAAAATCAGTATTTATAACATCACGAGCCGTGGCTTCCAGTTTGCGATTATAATTAAAAAGGTGTTAGGATGATTAAtgcaacaacagcaaaatagaGAAAGGGGTATGATGTCTGGGAGGGTTTCAGTTGTTTGATTGTTGGGGATGTTCCGGTCTCTGCTGTGAGGTAGCCTCGGCCCTATGAGGGTATCGGTGGCTTTTTCCAATCCTGATCTTAAAACCGTGTGGCTCCGGAGAAGTGCCAAGTGCCCttctgggggagagagaggcataaAGATCACATCTTTCCAGCATGTGTTCGGGTTGCTGGGTAGCAGCTGGGAATCGAGAAGGGAGTGTTTTATTCAGATGACTTAAAGTTTGATGGAGGGTGCGTGGTGGGGAATGAGTGTCAGGAGGTCCCATCAGCGGGCCTGGAGAATTTTCTGAAGGAGCTGGTAGGAGATGCcggattttcttctcttctttcatgCCGGGGCTGGGAAGAGGAGGCATGGAGACAGGCATGACAGGGCCGGGGAAGGTACTGTCCTAGCACTGTCGTACTCCCAGCCATCACTCATGTGGTGTTTGGGGCTGAGGGTGAATATTTGGTACCCATCCATCCACAGAGCTGTTAGACCAAAGACATGTGGTGGGCAGATCCCCTTGATCCTTACTTAAGAGGAGGACCGTGTGatttctctgtgtgtccctccccgccacccccccaccctttaCCCCAGTGTCTGACCCATGGCAGATCCTCACAGTGCTGGAGAAGAACCTGTGTGACACAGAGGATCTCGGTAGCCACCCCAAACTGGCTGCTGGGAAGACTTCTAGAAACCTCTTCGGCCCACGGGAGTGTGCTGGGGCTGCTCGGATACCTCTCCAGCCTTCCCAGGGACAGCAGTGCTTTGAGGGTATTTCTGGGATTTTCATAGGCTCCGTCTCTTCAGgctcctgtctccctctgccatggAGGAAGAGGGGATGACATCCTCATTATATTGTAGAAAAGGAAACCGTGGCATCAATTCAAACGAGTAAGAGAaagccttcttcttctttccctgcTCCAACCGCATCTTGTAAGTGGTGGCATCTGTGCTTGAACGTACTTGAATGGTCACACTTCCTCCCCATCCACGGAGCATTCCCTGCAaaatctccctctgcttgccagaCGGGAGGGCCACAGATGAATGAAAGGTTTCGATTCTCTCCCccacttgttttctttcccttttgctcGTCTGCTGTGCTGCTGCGGGAACCTGCTCGGTCTGCAAGTGTTTCTGGGGATGGTGTTttcagccagagggagaagcgagaAGGATTTGGGGCAGCTCCGGGCCGCGCTGCTTTGGGCTTCCTTCCTCTCCCG
This genomic window from Canis aureus isolate CA01 chromosome 8, VMU_Caureus_v.1.0, whole genome shotgun sequence contains:
- the HS3ST4 gene encoding heparan sulfate glucosamine 3-O-sulfotransferase 4, coding for MAPWPAPPPPPPPPPPLAAPPPPPGASAKGPPARKLLFMCTLSLSVTYLCYSLLGGSGSLQFPLALQEPPGAAAEPPPSPPPPSPPPPPVRLGAPSPPPAPPPPDNASRGEQPPEQPPEQPAGAGAGAGGAGAGAGADGWGLASGGGGARDAWLRTPPAAGDMATAQSALLEREAPESSTADDELAGRRAANGSSDRGGAAGTPDYGEKKLPQALIVGVKKGGTRALLEAIRVHPDVRAVGVEPHFFDRNYEKGLEWYRNVMPKTLDGQVTMEKTPSYFVTNEAPQRIHAMAKDIKLIVVVRNPVTRAISDYTQTLSKKPEIPTFEVLAFKNRTLGLIDASWSAIRIGIYALHLENWLQYFPLSQILFVSGERLIVDPAGEMAKVQDFLGLKRVVTEKHFYFNKTKGFPCLKKPEDSSAPRCLGKSKGRTHPRIDPDVIHRLQKFYKPFNMMFYQMTGQDFQWEREEGDK